The Bacillus sp. Bos-x628 genome segment TGAGGTTGTCTGTATTGACATGATGTATGAGGAAGGAGATGCGGGCCCGCATCGTCCTGTTGTTCGTCATATTGAGGTAGAAGGGCTAAAAAGCAACGGTGGGCAATATGGTGTGAAAATTGCAGCATATCCGCATTCGCCTGTGACTCATTTTAAAATGAAGGATTGTGTCATAGAGAATGTGTCGTATCCACTTTCATTAGAACACGCAGTGTCACCATCTTTTCAGCAGGTCATCATCAATGGTGAACAAGTCAATCAATAGCTTCTTGAGAAAACAGCCTTTTGACGGGCTGCTTTTCTAATTTAAGGATGAAAAATACGCTTTTGGACATCACATATACAACCTATCGGCACTGTAGTATAATATTCCCGAAATTAGAAAAGAATTGACGGAAGGAATTCCATCAACAGTACATAAAGCAGGGGGGTTATATCATGAAGAAATTAACAGCCATTTGGCTATCATTATTGCTTATGTTTGGTGTGTTAGCTGGATGTGCAGGAGCTGAAACAGATCACACAACAACTGGTTCACAAAACAAAGAGACGACTGCTGGTGCATTTCCTGTTTCCATTCAAGATGCAACTGGTAAAACCGTCGAAATCAAAGAACAGCCAAAACGGATTGTTTCCTTAATCCCAAGTAATACAGAGATTGCTTATGCACTTGGTCTTGGAGACAAAATAGTCGGCAGATCAGATTTTGACAATTATCCAAAGGAAGTAGAAAAGGTAGAAAAAATTGGGGGAATGGAATTCAATGTAGAGAAAGTCATCTCCCTAAAACCTGATCTCGTGTTGGCACATGCATCACAGATGAGTTCCAAAGAAGGATTTAAACAGCTAAAAGATGCAGGTGTTCAAGTGTTGACAGTAAATGATGCGACATCTTTTAAAGATGTTTACAAATCAATCAACATGATTGGGGAAGCTGCTGGAGTGAAAGAGGCATCAACAAAGCTTGTGAACCGCATGAAAACAAGCTTGAGTGACATCAAGAAAAAAGCAGCGTCCATTTCAAAAAACGAACAAAAAACAGTCTTTGTCGAAGTGTCAAAAGCTCCTGAAATCTATACAACTGGTCAAAATACATTTATGGATGAAATGCTGTCAACCATTCATGCAAAAAATGCGGCAGGAGACCAAACTGGCTGGGTACAAATGACAGAAGAATCATTGATCAAATTAAATCCAGACGCCATTGTAACAATTGATGGTGCGAGTTTAGCTGACTTGAAAAAAAGAGATGGCTGGAATGCTGTAAAGGCAGTGAAGGAAAAACAAGTCTTTCAATTGAATACGGATCTCGCATCAAGACCGGGACCGAGGTTGATTGAAGGAGTCGAGGAACTTGCAAAAAGCATCTACCCTGACACGTTCAAATAAATTAATCATCACATACGCTTTAAGCGTTGTATTACTTGTGATCAGCATTGGAATGGGGATCTCACTTGGTAGTTTAGGGATTCCCATTCCTTCTATTATTCGTATATTTGTTCATGAGCTATTCGGTATTCGCGCTGGAACCATTGATTCAATTGAAGACAATATAGTGATGAATATTCGTTTGCCGAGGGTCATTTTAGCGGCATTAGTCGGTGCGGCACTGGCGTTATCTGGTGCAGCTTTTCAAGGTTTATTAAAAAACCCCCTTGCTGATCCTTATACACTAGGCGTGTCCCAAGGAGCATCTGTTGGAGCAGTGACGACCTTGTTTTTCAGCTTACAAATCCCCTTGTTAGGTAGTTTTACACTGCCTTTTTTCAGTATGACAACGGCACTTGTGACGCTCTGTCTCGTTCTGTTTTTGGCACATCTTGTTCATAGAGGAATGAGTATTTCCTCATTAATATTGACCGGTGTGATTTTTAGCTCCTTTTTGGGAGCGCTGATTTCTTTAATGATTGCTTTAACTGGTGATGATTTAAAAGAGATTATTCATTGGCTGCTTGGCAGCGTGTCCATGAGGGGATGGCGCTATATTGCCCTTTTTTTACCTTTCTTTCTGACAGGTACCTTTGCGCTCATTCTGACAGGACGAGATTTGAACGTGATGACGTATGGGGAAGAGAAGGCAACGTTATTAGGTGTGCATGTCAAAAGGAGCAAATACATTGTTCTTGTTGCTGGTTCTATTCTGACTGGCAGTGCTGTGGCTGTGTCAGGAACAATCGGTTTTGTGGGGCTTGTGATTCCGCATTTTATTCGTCTATTAGCTGTCACAGATCATCGTCATCTTCTACCTTTATCCATGCTGAACGGGGCATCTTTTCTTGTTTTAGCCGATTTGTTATCACGTACGATCATTGAACCTACTGAATTGCCGATAGGCATTATTACTGCATTAATTGGTGCACCCGTATTTGGGATGATTCTCATCCGCAGGTATAAAGGAGGAGCGCATCTATGATTCAAGTGAAGGAAGTCAGAGGCGGTTATGGAGAGAAACAAGTCATCCGCGGCATTAGTTTTGAGGTAAAGGAAGGAGAGTTTGTCGGTATACTTGGACCAAATGGCAGCGGTAAAACGACATTGCTCAAGATGATGGCTGGTATATTAACACCAGAGAGCGGTCATGTACTCCTCAACGATAGGTCAATCCAATCATACCGGCCGAAGGCGCTTGCGCAAAAGATTGCTGTATTACCGCAAAAAACCGATCAAGCCTTCTCATTTACAGTCGAAGAAACCGTTCAGTTTGGACGTTATCCTTATCAAAAAGGACTGTTGCAATCTTTAACGAAAGAGGATTTGCATGTCATAAACAAAGTCATAGAACAAACAGATATAGCCCGATTTAAGGAGAAATCCATCCATGAATTAAGCGGAGGAGAACAGCAGCGTGTGTATTTAGCACAGGCATTAGCTCAGCAGCCGCAATACTTATTACTAGATGAACCAACGAGCTTTCTTGATTTAGCCTATCAAAAAAATCTGCTTGATTTCATCAAAGAAGAGACAACTTCCTTTGGGCTGACGGTGATTGCTGTGTTTCATGATGTAAATATCGCAAGCTTATATTGTGATCGGCTGCTCCTGCTTCATCAAGGAAAGGCTGAGGTATTTGACGAGCCAGATCGTGTGCTGACAACCGAACGAATGCAGCGGGTTTATGAAACGGATGTAACAAAACTGCATCACCCTCTTCGCGCTACTCCTCAATTGATCATTGAACCTGCGACTGTCTCAGCAGGTTCAAATGAGAGGAAACTAGCAGATGGATGGAGGACGTATGGATCTAGTGGGATGATTTATTCCATTAATCATCCGCTTCGCATACTATCCTCTCATAAGGACAATGGCGGATTCTTTTGGAAAAGATCACTTGGAACAGGGACTTGGGCACTTCATGATACGAGTGAACAGTCAGATGGACCTGATGATATGCTGTTCCTCTTTCAAGCAGACGGACAAAAGCAATACGCTGCCGAGAGTGATGGAGATTATCTGTACCTCTATGGCATGCAGCATAAAGGAGAGCTGGCAGTTTGGCTTTTGCTCAATGGTTTTTTATCAGATGGAACGTTTGTTCAACTCATGGGACAGCTTATGAGAATCATTCAAATGGAGACTTGCTTCAACATCCATCATCTATGTATAGCTGCTACCCAGAGCCAAGAAGATTTAAGTGATGCGATTTCACATGCGTTGTTACGAGAGAAAATCAATCATCTTCTTCAAACATTAGATGCTATAAAAAAGTGAACTTTAATACACTCGTCTCACCTTCGGGGTATACTAAAAGAACGAATTGATGAAAAAGGGGTGACATGATGAAACTTTATACAAAAACCGGTGATCAAGGAAAAACGGGATTAATTGGCGGGAGAACGGATAAAGATGATATGAGAGTAGAAGCGTACGGTACGTTAGATGAAGCTAACAGCTTCATTGGTCTTGCTCATGCGAATTTGCGCCAGTATGGGGAATTGTTTCAAGATGTCCTTTCAGAGCTGATTGTGATTCAGCATGAACTGTTCGACTGTGGCGGTGATCTGGCAACGATGAAACCACGCCAAGAAGGAAAATTATCAGAAGAATCTGTGGCTGTCCTTGAGGATAGAATAGATGTGTACGTAGAAGAAGCTTCGCCGCTGACAAAATTTATTTTGCCGGGCGGTACGGAAGGTGCGGCATTATTACATGTGGCGCGTACGGTGATCAGAAGGGCGGAGCGCCAAATTGTGACTTTAGCGAAACAGGAGGATATCCCGGCTGTTACGTGCACATATGTGAACCGGCTATCCGATTATTTATTTGCAGCCGCACGTATTGTGAATCATCGACTTGGTCAAGCTGATGTTGAATATGAACGCAGTGCACACGTATTTCAGTCTAAATAAGTAAGGCACTCTTCGTAAAGAAGGGTGCTTTTTTGATGGGTGTCAAACAGTCAGTCTAAACAAAATTACGACTCTGGTCGCAATCAAAGATCAGTCTGCGACACGTTTTTCGGCTGTTGTTTTTTGACTATAGTAAAAGTAAGGAGCAAGAAAGGAGGCATAAAAAGGAAGGAGGCGAGTCAACTGCGTTTTTCAAGAAATCAAATTTTAGGGATCACCAGCATTGGAGAGCCGAGACTTGAATCAAAGTAGCAGAAAAGGTGATGAATCCTCGTCATTCATCAAATGGTTCGATTCTCCATGATTCACTAACCGCGAGAGAAATGGAAATATTTTATCAAAACTCGATGTAGAAGATCGAACACAAGCGGGCTGTTTATGCACATCGTCATAAGCTCATCAAATGAAAAAACAGCTTTCAAATGAAAGCTGTTAGAACATGCGGGAATTAGTCCTTCTGTCCTGTGATCGGACGTTCAGATAGTTGATGGAGCTCAGGAACTGGAAAAGCCTCCTGCTCCTCGGCCGATTTTTCTTCGAGGGTTTTCTTCATCTCGGATAATCGCTTTAAGCTTTCCTTTGCCACTGTAGCTTTTTTCTCTTGCAAATCAATGATCTG includes the following:
- a CDS encoding cob(I)yrinic acid a,c-diamide adenosyltransferase, whose protein sequence is MKLYTKTGDQGKTGLIGGRTDKDDMRVEAYGTLDEANSFIGLAHANLRQYGELFQDVLSELIVIQHELFDCGGDLATMKPRQEGKLSEESVAVLEDRIDVYVEEASPLTKFILPGGTEGAALLHVARTVIRRAERQIVTLAKQEDIPAVTCTYVNRLSDYLFAAARIVNHRLGQADVEYERSAHVFQSK
- a CDS encoding heme ABC transporter ATP-binding protein; translated protein: MIQVKEVRGGYGEKQVIRGISFEVKEGEFVGILGPNGSGKTTLLKMMAGILTPESGHVLLNDRSIQSYRPKALAQKIAVLPQKTDQAFSFTVEETVQFGRYPYQKGLLQSLTKEDLHVINKVIEQTDIARFKEKSIHELSGGEQQRVYLAQALAQQPQYLLLDEPTSFLDLAYQKNLLDFIKEETTSFGLTVIAVFHDVNIASLYCDRLLLLHQGKAEVFDEPDRVLTTERMQRVYETDVTKLHHPLRATPQLIIEPATVSAGSNERKLADGWRTYGSSGMIYSINHPLRILSSHKDNGGFFWKRSLGTGTWALHDTSEQSDGPDDMLFLFQADGQKQYAAESDGDYLYLYGMQHKGELAVWLLLNGFLSDGTFVQLMGQLMRIIQMETCFNIHHLCIAATQSQEDLSDAISHALLREKINHLLQTLDAIKK
- a CDS encoding ABC transporter substrate-binding protein, whose translation is MKKLTAIWLSLLLMFGVLAGCAGAETDHTTTGSQNKETTAGAFPVSIQDATGKTVEIKEQPKRIVSLIPSNTEIAYALGLGDKIVGRSDFDNYPKEVEKVEKIGGMEFNVEKVISLKPDLVLAHASQMSSKEGFKQLKDAGVQVLTVNDATSFKDVYKSINMIGEAAGVKEASTKLVNRMKTSLSDIKKKAASISKNEQKTVFVEVSKAPEIYTTGQNTFMDEMLSTIHAKNAAGDQTGWVQMTEESLIKLNPDAIVTIDGASLADLKKRDGWNAVKAVKEKQVFQLNTDLASRPGPRLIEGVEELAKSIYPDTFK
- a CDS encoding iron ABC transporter permease, yielding MQKASTLTRSNKLIITYALSVVLLVISIGMGISLGSLGIPIPSIIRIFVHELFGIRAGTIDSIEDNIVMNIRLPRVILAALVGAALALSGAAFQGLLKNPLADPYTLGVSQGASVGAVTTLFFSLQIPLLGSFTLPFFSMTTALVTLCLVLFLAHLVHRGMSISSLILTGVIFSSFLGALISLMIALTGDDLKEIIHWLLGSVSMRGWRYIALFLPFFLTGTFALILTGRDLNVMTYGEEKATLLGVHVKRSKYIVLVAGSILTGSAVAVSGTIGFVGLVIPHFIRLLAVTDHRHLLPLSMLNGASFLVLADLLSRTIIEPTELPIGIITALIGAPVFGMILIRRYKGGAHL